In Flavobacterium sp. GSB-24, the genomic window CTGGTACTGGTGCGGTTTCTGCAGCTATCAAGTACATTTCTGAAAGTCTTATCATAGGAATCTGCAGACGAAATAGCTTTGTTTTTGTCTCTACATCTTCATATTTGTAAAAAGTTTTTTGCGTTTTTCCACCAACAGCAGGAACTTTCCAGCTTGGCAGGCTTCTGTAATCATTATCATTTGATTCAAAAACAGCTGTTAATCTGCTCAATAAAGGCGAATAAATAGCTTCATTGGATAGATTATAATCAAATAAAGCTTTTTGTTTTGTATACAATCTGTAATCACTTAAAGCGAAAAAGTTTTCAGAAGAAAAAATTCGATCTGGATTTGAAGCATTTGTGGCTTCTAAAAATGGAGTCCATGGAAAAAATGTCGTCGATTTAGTAAAGTTAATTACTTCATTTGCTACTGCAGAAGCCCCTGTTTTATCTCCAGAATATAATAACACACGTGCTTTAAGGCATTTTACAGCCAAATAATTCATTCGTAAACCTCTATTTGCAGAATAATACGGATTAGCATCAAAATCAGTAGTAGCATTATATTTTCCTGAAGTCAAAATTGGATCTTTTTTTAATAATTCTAAGGCTTTATCCAAATCAGCCAGAATCTTAGCCACAACATCTTTTGCAGAAATCAAAGGCTGATTTGCAGTAACGGCAGTGTCATAATAAGGTATTGCAGGAAGAGAAGGATCAACTTTATAGATTGGTCCATATAAACGAAGCATATCAAAATGAAGCATTGCTCTAATCCCGATTGTTTCTCCTTTTAAAAGATCGGATTTTTCCTTTGAAACAATTTCTGCATGTTCCTCCATGCTTTCTAAAAATTTATTGGCATACAAAATAGTTTTATATCCTGTTTCCCAAATATCAGAGAACACTCCTTTAGGATGACTTTCTGTATAAGAATACGATGCTATTTTACTTTTAGAGGTATTGTTTGTCATATTATATTGTTGCCCTAAAATTTCTACGGCATCCATTGTCAGCTGTCTTCCGTAAAGGTCATCAGAAACCAGACTTAAATAAAGTCCGTTATGCACATTCTGCATTCCGGCTTCATTTTCAAATATTTGATTTTCTAAAATTTTATCCTGAGGCGTTACATCCAAGAAATCACTGCAGCCTGTCGCTAACAATGCAATCAAGATGATTAATGCTATTTTATTTAAATACTGTTTCATAATTTCTGTATTAAAATGATACGTTTATGCTTAAAGAATAAATTCTTGAAAAAGGATATTCAATTCCTCGCTCGGCTTTTATAGTCGAAACTCTAAAAAACTCATTTGCATAAGCATTGAATGCTAAACCAGCTAATCCTGATTTATTAAGCCAAGCTTTGTTGGTTACGCGATATCCTAAACGAAGTGATTCTCCTGATATATAATCTGCTTTTTGAATAAATCGAGACGAAATCGGTGTTTCGTTTGTTAAGCTGATAGCCTTAAATTGTGCGATTTGTCCTGGAGTTGTCCATCGGTCTGTAAACGCTCTGGCATCTTGATTATCAAAAATATTACTTGAGCTGATATTTTCGACTTTGTCATATAAAGCAGTGTTGAATTGATCTGCTCCAAAACTGTAACGGATGAATACTCCTAAACTGAAGCTTTGGTAATTAACACTTGTAGAAAAAACACCTGTTGCAATTTCTCTTGAATTACCCATGATTCTTTCATCATTTTTATCTAAAATAAATGTAGTTTCTCCATTTTTCTTCAAGAAAACTTCTCTTCCTGTAGCAGGATCAATTCCTAATGAAGGCACTGCCCAAAGATCATTTGTGCTGGCTCCATCATAAAATCTTGTCAGACTGGTTGTTTTTTTGGCCGCATCATTTAATGAAGCCAAAGCATTATTAAAGCCTCCTAATTCATTTTCATTTGTAGTCGCTGTTAATCCAACTCCCCAATAAAAATCAGATTTAGCATTATTAATAATAGTATAATTGGCTTTAAGCTCTAAACCTTGAGTAGTTATATAACCAATATTTAAAGGATAAGCGGTAACTCCAGTTGAAGCCGCAAGATCGATTTCAACAATTTGTGGAGAAGTTCTACGTCTGTAAGCTCCCAAAGTTGCCGTCAATCTGTTTTTAAACATTGCCAAGTCTAGCCCTAAAGACAAATCTTTTGTTTTTTGAGGCTCTAAATTGATGTTTGCCAATTGCGAAACGTTTAATCCGGCGCCAAAAATATTAGTATTAGGATCATAAGTATAAATATCATGTGAAGCAAAACCAACAAGATTTTGATTTCCTGTCTGACCAAAATTTGCACGAAGTTTTAAGATATTCACGACATCTACATTCATGTTAAATTCGTAGTTCATATTCCATCCAATACCGATACCATAGTAAGGTGAATATTTTTTATTTGTTCCAAAATTGGTTGCTCCAGAAATTGTCTGAGTTAAATCAAGCAAATATTTTCTGTTATAAGCATAATTCAGCTGATTGGTTAAATCAACGCTTCGCACCATTTCATTGTAATTTCCAGGTTTTGAATCTTTCTCAAATCCAAAAGCAAAGCTAGGATTGCCTTCAACTCCTAATGGGAATCCTCTTAAAATAGAACTATAAGATCCATATCTTGTTTCTAAAGCCGAAGCTCGCAACGTGTACGTAACAGAGTGAACATTATTAAAAACATTTGAATATGTCCCTCCAATATTTCCATTCCATTTATTAGTCAGATAATCTTTTCTCTCATAACTTCCTTTTTCTGTTGGAATATCTGAAATGAATTGCGTGTTATCTGGCGAAACGAATTTTGTAGATGTAGTCTGCAATCTAGAAACCGATAGTGCTGCAGTTGTTTTTATATGAGGATTAATGTCATAATTAATAGCAAAGTTGTTTGTGAAATTAAAATCTACACTCTTGTCAAAGCTGTTTAAACGAACATTATATAAAGGATTCTCTGCCTGATTTACATAATCGTTTACAATTGGATTTCCCACAGGAATATTAGTTCCATCTAAATAACGTGTTGGAACTCCATTTTCATTATATTTTTCATAATACGGACTTGCTTTTGCCCACGTAGCAAATGAGCCATAGGGAGATTCCTGATTATTACCTCCTGAAATAAAGAAGTTATTATTGAAACTTACTTTTTTCTTTTTATAAATCAAGTTGGCATTGTATCCCCAAGTATTATGCTCAGAGCCTTTCATTGTTCCGGATAAAGATTTGTAATTTCCGGCAAGATTGAATCTAAATTCGTCTGATCCTCCGCCAATTGACAAACTGTGTCCCGAAGTAATTCCCATTTGAATAGGCTCATTCAGCCAGTAAGTATCAACACCACGACGCACATTTGCCAGACGCTGGTTATAAATTTCATCCCACTTAAATTGTGTAGCATAGTCGCCAAGACGCTTTATTACATAAGCGCCAGAAAGTCTTTCGAATTCTAATTTCTGCTCCGCATTCATTAAATTATAAACACTTAAATCTGCCAATTCATAAGATGAATTATAGACATAAGAAATTTGTAATTTTCCAGGAATTGGTTTATTGGTCTCAATAACAACAACTCCGTTTGCAGACCGTGAACCATATAATGCCGTAGAAGCAGCATCTTTAAGAAGCGTAATATTGGCAATTCTATTAATATCTAAATCAACAACTTGCTGTAATGTAGTCGGGAATCCGTCTAAGATAAACAAAGGTTGATTTGGATCTTCTTTAAAACGATCATTTACTTGATTTACAGATAAACTGGTCTGTCCTCTCACTTCGATTACTGGCAAAACATTTGGGTTTGAACCTGCAATGTTATTGTTTAAAACCATAAACGAAGGATCTAACGTTTTTAAGGCCTGAACAACGTTTTGAGTCGAAACTTGTCGTAATTCCTCACCTTTATAAGTAGAGACTGCTCCTGTAATTAATTCTTTTTTACGAACTGTAACCCCTGTATTTACGACAACACCTTCTAATTGTTTGGTCTCTTCGGTAAGAGAAACATTGATTACCTTTCTGTTATTTACGGCAATAATCTCGGCTCTGTGTCCAATATAAGTAAATAATAAGATTCCATCATTTGGCGCTGTAATTTTAAATTTCCCGTCAAAATCTGTTTGGGCAGCTGCATTTGTACCTTTAACTTTTACGTTAACCCCTGGCAGCGGTTCTTTTTTCTGATTGGTTACAACACCAGAAATTTCTATATTTTTAGACTGCTGTACTACAACTCTTTCTGGACGAACCTCTTTTACAACAATCGTATTTCCATTTGCAAAACTAAAGTCAAAATCTTTACTTGTAAAAGTCGCTTTTAAAAGATCATTTACCCTAATTTTTCCCTTTTTTAATTGTACTCTCGGTAATTTTTTAAATAAATCTTCCTGATAAATAAAAGTATAATTTGTTTGCTGCTTGATAATGTCAAAAACTTCGTCAACAGACACCATTTTATCAGCGGCAATTACAACTTTTGTGTTTTGTGAAAATAGATTTACGGGAGAAAAACCAAAAATTGTAGTACAAAACAAGAAGATAAAAGTTCTCATAATGTTAATAATTAGCCTCTTTCTCAAATAGAAATAGGCACTGGTTAATTTAAATTTCATAAATTTACATGTTAATTGGTTGGTTGGTTGTTAAAACTGATTAATTGATTAATACACAGAAAGGGATGAAGTGCAGTACGGTGAGAGGTCTAAACTTTAATCCCTTTTCTTTTTATTTTATAATAATCTTATTGTCTTTTTTCTCATAGGCATTAATAAAATTGATGTTTTTGATGGTCGTTAATATGTCTTCTAATTTTTGATTTTTATTTAAAACTCCATTAAATTTTACGTTTCCAAGAGCTGGATCAGCAAACACAATATCAGCATCGTACCATCTAGAAAGTACTCTTGCAATATCTTTTAGAGGCATTCCTTTAAACACAAATAATCCTTTTCTCCACGAAATTTCGTTGTAAACATCCACATCCGAAACGGCAATATTTCCGTTATAATCAGTTATTCTAGATTGTTCGTTTGGCGCTAAAATTTGTTTTTTACTAGCATTACTTACCGCAACTATCCCTTTTACCAATGTGGTATAAATAGTAGTTTCGTCTTTGTAGGCTTTAATATTAAATTCTGTTCCAATTACCTCTACATTTTGACTTTGAGTTTTTACTTTAAATCTTGAACCTTTGTGTTTGGTGCTTGGCGAAACTTCAAAATAGGCTTCTCCATAAACCAACTCTACTTGTCTGGTTTCGCCATCGATAAATGCAACTGGATATTTTAGCTGAGATTCAGAGTTCAGCCAGACTTTAGTGCTGTCGGCCAACTGAACAAAAAATTGTCCGCCTCTCGGAATCGTTAAGTAATTGTTTGCAATTGCGGCAGGTTTAGCATCTTTTGAATTGTAAATCAATTTTTCTCCGTTACTAGAAGCATTCCCCTGCGTATACGATTTTCCTTTTTCTAAAGCAATTACAGAACCGTCTTCTAATGTCAGAGTAGCTTTGTCGCTGCCAATTAGAATTTCTTTGTGGGCAACTGCCGGCGTTTCTATTTTAAGCGGATTTGTTTTACTAATGAATAATGAAATCGAAATCAACAATAATAGTGATGCTGCCATCGCCATTAGTTTAAAAGTCGTTTTAGTATAAAAAGGCTGAAGGTGAATAATTTTATTTTCTTCCGATTGAAGTGCATTTTGAAGACGCGTTCTCATTTTGAGTTCCATTTCTTCTTTAGAACCCAATACATCGTCCCAATCTTGTCCGGTTTGAAAACTCTCGTAATAATTCAATAATTTATTATTCTCCTCGAGAGTGGTATCACCGGAAAGATATCTATTTAGCAGCACTAAAAAATCCTCTTTTTTCATTTTTTTTTATATTAATTCGGGGAGTTATTAAGTAAGTATCCAAAAAGACACATACCCCCTAGTCCAAATCGTATTTTTTTTGATTTTTTTTGAAAGACAACTAAAAAAGAAGAAAAACCACACATCACCAATCCAATCACTGCATTATTTTTCCTAAAAGATATTTTTTGAAAGCCATAAAATCATCGCCATACTCATACTCTCGCCCATACAAGATCTTATAGTATGCAGGGCTTTTGTAATATGGTTTTCGACTGTTTTTGTAGAAATATTAAGTCGTTCGGCAATTTCTTTATGACTCAGTTGTTCTTCACGGCTTAATTTATAAACCGCTTGACATTTTTCGGGAAGCGATTCGATAATTAAATTGAGCTGCTGAACCAATTCGTCGTGCATTAACTGCGTTTCGGGAGTAGTTGTTAGAAATCGTTTTTCAAGATCATCAAAAAGTTCGACATGTATTTTGTCTTTATTTTTTCTTAAATGATTAAAAACCCGATATCTGGCGCACGCGTACATGTAGCCTTTTAAAGAAATATGAATTTCAATTTTTTCTCGATTGTGCCAGATATTCATGAAAATATCCTGAATAATATCTTCGCACAATTCTTTGTCTTTGATGACATTATAAGCAGACATAAAAAGCGCCTGCCAAAATTTATTATACAATTCTGTCAAAGCCGATTCATCGCCGTCACGAAGACGATCAATTAAAATTTGATCTTGATTTAAGGTAAGAGTCGACAA contains:
- a CDS encoding RagB/SusD family nutrient uptake outer membrane protein is translated as MKQYLNKIALIILIALLATGCSDFLDVTPQDKILENQIFENEAGMQNVHNGLYLSLVSDDLYGRQLTMDAVEILGQQYNMTNNTSKSKIASYSYTESHPKGVFSDIWETGYKTILYANKFLESMEEHAEIVSKEKSDLLKGETIGIRAMLHFDMLRLYGPIYKVDPSLPAIPYYDTAVTANQPLISAKDVVAKILADLDKALELLKKDPILTSGKYNATTDFDANPYYSANRGLRMNYLAVKCLKARVLLYSGDKTGASAVANEVINFTKSTTFFPWTPFLEATNASNPDRIFSSENFFALSDYRLYTKQKALFDYNLSNEAIYSPLLSRLTAVFESNDNDYRSLPSWKVPAVGGKTQKTFYKYEDVETKTKLFRLQIPMIRLSEMYLIAAETAPVPADGIAFLNTLRFNRGLTNLAATANVTTEVTKEYKKEFIGEGQLFFYYKRINSATVPNGSAASGNITMGALQYVVPLPEIEVNFQ
- a CDS encoding SusC/RagA family TonB-linked outer membrane protein, producing the protein MRTFIFLFCTTIFGFSPVNLFSQNTKVVIAADKMVSVDEVFDIIKQQTNYTFIYQEDLFKKLPRVQLKKGKIRVNDLLKATFTSKDFDFSFANGNTIVVKEVRPERVVVQQSKNIEISGVVTNQKKEPLPGVNVKVKGTNAAAQTDFDGKFKITAPNDGILLFTYIGHRAEIIAVNNRKVINVSLTEETKQLEGVVVNTGVTVRKKELITGAVSTYKGEELRQVSTQNVVQALKTLDPSFMVLNNNIAGSNPNVLPVIEVRGQTSLSVNQVNDRFKEDPNQPLFILDGFPTTLQQVVDLDINRIANITLLKDAASTALYGSRSANGVVVIETNKPIPGKLQISYVYNSSYELADLSVYNLMNAEQKLEFERLSGAYVIKRLGDYATQFKWDEIYNQRLANVRRGVDTYWLNEPIQMGITSGHSLSIGGGSDEFRFNLAGNYKSLSGTMKGSEHNTWGYNANLIYKKKKVSFNNNFFISGGNNQESPYGSFATWAKASPYYEKYNENGVPTRYLDGTNIPVGNPIVNDYVNQAENPLYNVRLNSFDKSVDFNFTNNFAINYDINPHIKTTAALSVSRLQTTSTKFVSPDNTQFISDIPTEKGSYERKDYLTNKWNGNIGGTYSNVFNNVHSVTYTLRASALETRYGSYSSILRGFPLGVEGNPSFAFGFEKDSKPGNYNEMVRSVDLTNQLNYAYNRKYLLDLTQTISGATNFGTNKKYSPYYGIGIGWNMNYEFNMNVDVVNILKLRANFGQTGNQNLVGFASHDIYTYDPNTNIFGAGLNVSQLANINLEPQKTKDLSLGLDLAMFKNRLTATLGAYRRRTSPQIVEIDLAASTGVTAYPLNIGYITTQGLELKANYTIINNAKSDFYWGVGLTATTNENELGGFNNALASLNDAAKKTTSLTRFYDGASTNDLWAVPSLGIDPATGREVFLKKNGETTFILDKNDERIMGNSREIATGVFSTSVNYQSFSLGVFIRYSFGADQFNTALYDKVENISSSNIFDNQDARAFTDRWTTPGQIAQFKAISLTNETPISSRFIQKADYISGESLRLGYRVTNKAWLNKSGLAGLAFNAYANEFFRVSTIKAERGIEYPFSRIYSLSINVSF
- a CDS encoding FecR domain-containing protein; its protein translation is MKKEDFLVLLNRYLSGDTTLEENNKLLNYYESFQTGQDWDDVLGSKEEMELKMRTRLQNALQSEENKIIHLQPFYTKTTFKLMAMAASLLLLISISLFISKTNPLKIETPAVAHKEILIGSDKATLTLEDGSVIALEKGKSYTQGNASSNGEKLIYNSKDAKPAAIANNYLTIPRGGQFFVQLADSTKVWLNSESQLKYPVAFIDGETRQVELVYGEAYFEVSPSTKHKGSRFKVKTQSQNVEVIGTEFNIKAYKDETTIYTTLVKGIVAVSNASKKQILAPNEQSRITDYNGNIAVSDVDVYNEISWRKGLFVFKGMPLKDIARVLSRWYDADIVFADPALGNVKFNGVLNKNQKLEDILTTIKNINFINAYEKKDNKIIIK
- a CDS encoding RNA polymerase sigma-70 factor, translated to MAKFIMFVANYSISKTIIHLSTLTLNQDQILIDRLRDGDESALTELYNKFWQALFMSAYNVIKDKELCEDIIQDIFMNIWHNREKIEIHISLKGYMYACARYRVFNHLRKNKDKIHVELFDDLEKRFLTTTPETQLMHDELVQQLNLIIESLPEKCQAVYKLSREEQLSHKEIAERLNISTKTVENHITKALHTIRSCMGESMSMAMILWLSKNIF